A window from Peromyscus eremicus chromosome 1, PerEre_H2_v1, whole genome shotgun sequence encodes these proteins:
- the LOC131902323 gene encoding zinc finger CCHC domain-containing protein 3-like, producing MATGGRAAEDLQRGLLQMPLPPQPIAQAEEAQGTGEKMGWAQVVKNLAEKKHDFREQWRGEERGRGAGGRLGSPAGLAAPNPGNFPPAGRGDPRGCSRDPAGYAAEACRMKGAGDANQRKMAEVAAAAAAAAAAMASPARPGATKDATAERLLQDEPPAARPGKGRFLVRICFQGDHSACPTRDFVVGALILRSIGMDPGDIYAVIQIPGSREFDVSFRSADKLARFLRIYEEKRELDDCWENFVVLGRSKPGLKTLFILFQNETVNVEDIVTWLKRHCDVLALPMKVTDRFGIWTGEYKCQIELRQGEGGLRHLPGAFFLGTERGYSWYKGQPKTCFKCGSQNHMTGTCTQDRCFRCGEEGHLTPYCRKFIMCNLCGKGGHMYAQCPKAAHSSGGDHLPGMVGY from the coding sequence ATGGCGACAGGTGGCAGAGCAGCGGAGGATCTGCAGCGGGGCCTTCTGCAGATGCCGCTCCCCCCGCagcctatagcccaggctgaggAAGCCCAGGGCACAGGAGAGAAGATGGGCTGGGCGCAGGTAGTAAAGAACCTGGCGGAGAAGAAGCACGACTTCCGTGAGCAGTGGCGGGGAGAAGAAAGGGGCAGAGGTGCGGGTGGCAGGCTGGGCAGCCCCGCGGGCCTGGCCGCTCCGAACCCCGGCAACTTCCCACCTGCTGGCCGCGGAGACCCAAGGGGCTGCAGTAGAGACCCTGCGGGCTACGCGGCAGAAGCTTGCAGGATGAAGGGAGCTGGCGACGCGAATCAGAGGAAGATGGCCgaggtggcagcggcggcggcggcggcagcggcagccaTGGCGTCGCCTGCCAGGCCTGGTGCGACCAAAGACGCCACTGCGGAGAGACTGCTGCAGGATGAGCCTCCAGCCGCCAGGCCGGGTAAGGGCCGCTTCCTTGTGCGCATCTGTTTCCAGGGAGACCATAGTGCCTGTCCGACCCGGGATTTCGTGGTGGGCGCGCTCATCCTGCGCTCCATCGGCATGGATCCTGGGGACATCTATGCTGTCATCCAGATCCCTGGCAGCCGCGAGTTCGATGTGAGCTTCAGATCTGCAGACAAGCTTGCCCGCTTTCTCCGCATCTATGAGGAAAAGCGGGAGCTGGACGACTGCTGGGAGAACTTTGTGGTGTTGGGGCGGAGCAAGCCCGGCTTGAAGACCCTCTTCATCCTCTTCCAGAATGAGACCGTGAATGTGGAGGATATCGTGACCTGGCTCAAGCGCCACTGCGATGTGCTGGCCTTGCCAATGAAAGTGACTGACAGGTTTGGGATTTGGACTGGGGAGTACAAGTGCCAGATTGAGCTGCGCCAGGGGGAGGGCGGATTGAGGCACCTGCCTGGAGCCTTCTTCTTGGGAACAGAGAGGGGCTACAGTTGGTACAAGGGGCAGCCCAAGACGTGCTTCAAATGTGGTTCTCAGAACCACATGACCGGCACCTGCACGCAGGACAGGTGTTTCAGGTGTGGAGAAGAGGGGCACCTGACCCCTTACTGCAGGAAGTTCATCATGTGCAACCTCTGTGGCAAGGGAGGACACATGTATGCCCAGTGTCCCAAAGCAGCTCACAGTTCCGGGGGAGATCATCTCCCTGGCATGGTGGGGTATTGA